In a single window of the Aridibaculum aurantiacum genome:
- a CDS encoding response regulator transcription factor, which produces MNSDNIGKIKVIITDDHALFRTGVKASLSHYTDIEMIGEAENGMQLLNLVKFLQPDVILLDIQMPIMDGIATLPEVKKILPNAKIVMLTMNDDVSMISKLMEIGANSYLTKNSDSETIYEAIKTVYEKEYYFNEYTNKALLTGLRSKRMVDTSVPEDAELSEKELQVLKLMCDEKSTKEIADIVEISPRTVEAIRDRLKMKTGAKTTAGLILYAVKHGIVEG; this is translated from the coding sequence ATGAACTCTGACAACATTGGCAAGATCAAAGTGATAATAACAGATGATCATGCTCTTTTTAGAACAGGTGTAAAAGCCTCACTTTCACACTATACTGATATAGAAATGATAGGTGAAGCAGAGAATGGAATGCAACTGCTTAACCTGGTGAAGTTTCTTCAACCGGATGTTATATTACTTGATATCCAGATGCCAATTATGGATGGTATTGCTACGTTGCCCGAGGTGAAGAAAATACTGCCTAATGCCAAGATCGTAATGCTGACAATGAACGATGACGTGAGCATGATCAGCAAATTGATGGAAATTGGCGCTAACAGCTACCTCACTAAAAACAGCGATAGCGAAACAATTTACGAAGCCATCAAGACCGTGTACGAGAAAGAGTACTACTTTAATGAATATACCAACAAAGCTCTTTTAACCGGCCTGCGTAGCAAAAGAATGGTGGATACTTCCGTGCCGGAAGATGCGGAGCTGAGCGAAAAGGAACTACAGGTACTTAAGCTTATGTGCGATGAAAAAAGCACCAAAGAGATAGCCGATATAGTAGAAATAAGCCCACGCACAGTAGAGGCAATACGCGACAGGCTAAAAATGAAAACGGGGGCCAAAACAACTGCAGGTCTTATTTTATATGCAGTGAAACATGGAATCGTTGAAGGGTAG
- a CDS encoding 6-pyruvoyl trahydropterin synthase family protein, which translates to MTANKVAVFRKEHFNAAHRLFNPAWQDEQNSKVFGKCSNPNFHGHNYELVVKVVGVPDPVTGFVIDLKFLSDLVQEHVLNRFDHKNLNVEVAEFATMNPTAENIAIVIYNTLRPHIDQQHDLQVRLYETERNFVEYPA; encoded by the coding sequence ATGACAGCAAACAAGGTAGCGGTTTTTAGAAAGGAACATTTTAATGCAGCGCACAGGCTTTTCAACCCGGCATGGCAGGACGAGCAGAACAGCAAGGTGTTTGGCAAATGCAGCAATCCAAATTTTCATGGTCACAATTATGAACTGGTGGTAAAGGTGGTAGGTGTACCCGACCCTGTTACCGGTTTTGTGATAGACCTGAAATTTTTGAGTGACCTGGTGCAGGAGCATGTGCTCAACCGTTTTGATCATAAGAACCTGAATGTAGAGGTAGCAGAATTTGCTACCATGAATCCTACCGCTGAGAATATTGCAATTGTAATATATAACACGCTCCGTCCGCACATAGACCAGCAGCACGACCTGCAGGTGAGGCTGTACGAAACAGAGCGAAACTTCGTGGAATACCCCGCATAA
- the pabC gene encoding aminodeoxychorismate lyase: MSNWLNWNGTIVKEEDVHLSPANRSFRFGDGCFETMKMLNKQIVLIDLHMNRLFQSLHQLHFLVPPEFTPHFIQQVIAELAEANNLHHARVRLTIYRGDGGLENLINQQPQYLIQLFPLPNQYDAINEAGLDLGIFRQAIKAADNYSGIKSNNFLPYSMAAIWAQQQGLNDAILLNQDGRVADTTIANIFIVTNGVVRTPALTEGCVAGVMRSHLLNEMRKQDIPVQETQVTVEELLNASEVFVTNAIRGIQWVRQVEVSNYTNDLARYFHKSFVQPLFAG; the protein is encoded by the coding sequence ATGAGTAACTGGCTAAACTGGAATGGCACCATAGTAAAAGAGGAAGACGTTCATCTTTCTCCAGCCAATCGTTCGTTCAGGTTTGGGGATGGATGCTTTGAAACGATGAAGATGCTGAACAAGCAAATCGTGTTAATTGACCTGCACATGAACCGCCTCTTCCAGTCACTCCACCAACTACATTTTCTTGTACCTCCGGAATTTACACCCCATTTTATTCAGCAGGTTATTGCGGAACTGGCAGAAGCTAACAATCTGCATCATGCACGGGTGAGGCTAACCATATACAGGGGAGACGGTGGACTGGAAAACTTAATAAACCAGCAGCCACAGTACCTGATCCAGTTGTTTCCGCTACCAAATCAATATGATGCTATCAATGAAGCAGGTTTGGATCTTGGCATTTTCCGACAAGCAATAAAAGCTGCGGATAACTATTCAGGTATTAAGTCTAATAACTTTTTGCCGTATTCAATGGCTGCTATTTGGGCGCAGCAGCAGGGATTGAATGATGCCATATTATTAAACCAGGATGGTAGAGTAGCTGACACCACCATAGCCAATATTTTTATTGTAACCAATGGTGTAGTGCGTACACCAGCCTTGACTGAAGGATGTGTAGCGGGAGTTATGCGCAGTCATTTGTTGAACGAAATGCGGAAACAGGATATTCCAGTACAAGAAACACAAGTAACAGTTGAGGAACTGCTAAATGCTTCGGAAGTATTTGTCACAAATGCAATCCGCGGCATACAGTGGGTGCGACAGGTTGAAGTTTCCAACTACACAAATGACCTCGCCAGGTATTTTCACAAAAGCTTCGTGCAGCCATTGTTCGCTGGCTAA
- the fabD gene encoding ACP S-malonyltransferase codes for MKHAYIFPGQGSQFAGMGKNLYESNEQAKEMFEQANEILGFRISDIMFGGTDEELRRTDVTQPAVFIHSVVAYKTIAGATPDMVAGHSLGEFSALVANGALSFADALKLVSIRAKAMQRACELNPSTMAAVLALDDEKVVEICAEVAKETGEVVVAANFNCPGQLVISGSIKGIEVACERMKAAGAKRALVLPVGGAFHSPLMEPAKEELAAAIQAVTIHQPSCPVYQNVVAAAVTDADQIKQNLVNQLTGAVRWTQSVQAMVADGATQFIEVGPGKVLQGLVGKIDKAAVTSGIS; via the coding sequence ATGAAGCACGCATACATTTTTCCTGGCCAGGGTAGCCAGTTTGCTGGAATGGGCAAGAACCTTTACGAAAGCAATGAACAGGCTAAGGAAATGTTTGAACAGGCCAATGAGATACTTGGTTTCAGGATTTCGGATATTATGTTTGGTGGTACCGACGAGGAGCTGCGCCGTACGGATGTGACGCAGCCGGCGGTTTTTATACATTCTGTGGTGGCTTATAAAACTATTGCAGGTGCCACGCCTGATATGGTTGCAGGTCATTCACTGGGTGAGTTTTCGGCGCTGGTGGCTAATGGCGCCTTGTCGTTTGCCGACGCACTAAAGCTGGTGAGCATAAGGGCAAAGGCGATGCAGCGTGCCTGCGAACTAAATCCTTCTACCATGGCTGCTGTACTGGCTTTGGATGACGAGAAGGTGGTGGAAATATGCGCGGAAGTAGCCAAAGAAACAGGAGAAGTAGTGGTGGCAGCCAATTTCAACTGCCCGGGTCAATTGGTAATAAGCGGATCGATAAAAGGAATAGAAGTAGCCTGCGAAAGAATGAAGGCTGCGGGTGCTAAACGCGCTTTGGTACTGCCTGTAGGCGGAGCATTTCACAGCCCGCTGATGGAGCCAGCGAAGGAAGAACTGGCGGCGGCAATTCAAGCGGTTACCATCCACCAGCCAAGCTGCCCGGTGTACCAGAACGTGGTTGCAGCGGCAGTTACTGATGCTGATCAGATAAAGCAGAACCTGGTGAACCAATTAACAGGTGCTGTGAGATGGACGCAGAGCGTACAAGCAATGGTAGCAGATGGTGCTACACAATTCATTGAGGTAGGGCCTGGTAAGGTACTGCAAGGGCTGGTTGGTAAAATAGATAAGGCTGCTGTTACTTCTGGTATAAGCTGA
- a CDS encoding cryptochrome/photolyase family protein has protein sequence MKPSINIFWFRRDLRLNDNAGLYHALKAGMPVLPIFIFDKHILDQLEDKHDKRVSFIYQAVLELQTELEKHQSSLHVHYAEPLDVFKQLSQEYNVQAVFTNHDYEPYALQRDAAIKELLQQHGCSFFSYKDHVIFEKDEVMKPAGGAYTVFTPYSRVWLKKLDEFYLSSYPVDKYLHRLYQQPSLVIPTLQQMGFEKAEGVTPPKQWKREIIKDYHATRDLPAVAGTSQMGVHLRFGTISIRHLAKVANETNATYLSELIWREFYQAILWHFPHVGQGLAFKPAYDKIPWRHNEADFERWCNGTTGYPIVDAGMRELNETGFMHNRIRMVTASFLTKHLLIDWRWGEAYFAQKLLDYEFASNNGGWQWAAGSGCDAAPYFRIFNPYLQTKKFDKDLVYVRKWVPEFEDFSYPKPMVEHEVARKRALQVYGEALKPS, from the coding sequence ATGAAACCCTCTATCAACATCTTCTGGTTCAGGCGCGACCTGCGGCTGAACGACAATGCCGGTTTATACCATGCCTTGAAAGCTGGGATGCCGGTGCTTCCTATTTTCATCTTTGATAAGCATATACTTGATCAGCTGGAGGATAAACACGACAAGAGGGTTTCGTTCATCTACCAGGCGGTGCTTGAGCTGCAAACAGAGCTGGAAAAGCACCAGAGTTCGCTCCATGTTCATTACGCAGAGCCACTAGATGTCTTCAAGCAATTGTCGCAGGAGTATAATGTGCAGGCTGTTTTTACCAATCATGATTATGAGCCTTATGCGCTGCAGCGAGATGCCGCAATCAAGGAGTTGCTACAACAGCATGGTTGCTCTTTCTTCTCTTATAAAGACCATGTGATCTTTGAGAAGGATGAGGTGATGAAACCTGCAGGTGGCGCATATACAGTATTTACACCTTATAGCCGCGTTTGGCTAAAAAAGCTGGATGAATTTTACCTTTCTTCTTACCCTGTAGATAAATACCTGCACCGCTTGTACCAGCAGCCGTCTCTGGTTATTCCTACACTGCAGCAAATGGGTTTTGAAAAGGCAGAAGGAGTGACTCCTCCAAAGCAGTGGAAACGGGAGATTATAAAAGATTATCATGCTACCAGGGATTTGCCTGCTGTAGCTGGAACATCACAGATGGGTGTGCACCTGCGGTTTGGAACAATCAGCATCCGCCATCTGGCAAAGGTTGCCAATGAAACAAACGCTACTTATTTAAGTGAGCTTATCTGGCGTGAGTTCTACCAGGCGATCTTATGGCATTTTCCGCACGTGGGGCAGGGGCTGGCTTTTAAACCTGCATACGATAAAATACCATGGCGACATAATGAAGCTGATTTTGAACGGTGGTGCAACGGGACCACTGGCTATCCCATAGTAGATGCCGGTATGCGCGAACTGAATGAAACAGGTTTTATGCACAACAGGATTCGCATGGTCACAGCCTCTTTTCTCACTAAGCACCTACTGATCGATTGGCGGTGGGGTGAAGCTTATTTTGCGCAAAAACTGCTCGATTATGAGTTTGCTTCAAACAATGGAGGCTGGCAGTGGGCAGCAGGCAGTGGTTGCGATGCTGCGCCTTATTTCAGGATATTCAATCCTTACCTGCAAACAAAAAAGTTTGATAAAGACCTTGTGTATGTGCGTAAGTGGGTGCCGGAGTTTGAAGATTTTTCTTATCCCAAACCTATGGTAGAACATGAAGTGGCGCGCAAACGTGCGCTGCAAGTATATGGCGAGGCGCTTAAGCCGTCATGA
- a CDS encoding sensor histidine kinase, which translates to MIPLQSSVFTSTLLFGTLGMLLLTIALIVFIIFHQRRVIRFQLKMQQMEAEQQKVLLRASIKLQEEERQRIAADLHDDAGPLLATARLYLTENLVNQDKSQQLQSIFSAKQIIDETIQLIRNISHSLMPPTLKNFGLESAVNDFFQKINGSGSLNVNCRFHDYKIRLRPEKELIVFRIIQELINNILKHSNSSFIHLTQHKGEENMLIRLHHDGRGLTQDDFERLSKSNVGLGLKNIQSRLKVIHGDILYEEDTSQSFFKVTIDIPRDIDER; encoded by the coding sequence ATGATCCCCCTCCAATCATCCGTCTTTACTTCAACGCTCCTATTTGGCACATTGGGAATGTTGTTGTTAACTATTGCCCTGATCGTTTTTATCATTTTTCACCAGCGCCGTGTCATCCGCTTCCAGCTTAAGATGCAACAAATGGAAGCTGAACAGCAAAAGGTATTATTACGTGCCTCTATTAAACTGCAGGAAGAAGAAAGGCAACGCATTGCGGCTGATCTTCACGACGACGCAGGTCCACTACTGGCCACCGCCCGCCTATACCTGACCGAAAACCTGGTGAACCAGGACAAGTCGCAACAGCTACAATCTATTTTCAGCGCCAAGCAGATCATTGATGAAACCATTCAGCTGATCAGGAATATCTCTCACAGCCTGATGCCACCCACGCTTAAGAATTTTGGACTGGAGAGTGCTGTCAACGACTTTTTTCAAAAGATCAATGGCTCTGGCTCACTTAATGTAAACTGCCGTTTCCATGATTATAAGATCAGGTTACGTCCCGAAAAAGAACTTATTGTTTTTCGCATCATCCAGGAGTTGATCAATAATATCCTGAAGCATAGCAACTCTAGTTTTATTCACCTCACCCAGCATAAAGGCGAAGAGAACATGCTGATCAGGTTACACCACGATGGCCGGGGACTGACACAGGATGATTTTGAAAGGTTATCAAAAAGTAATGTTGGTCTTGGACTGAAGAACATACAGAGCCGACTGAAAGTGATACATGGTGATATATTATATGAAGAAGACACCTCTCAATCTTTCTTTAAAGTTACCATTGACATTCCACGCGATATTGATGAACGCTAG
- a CDS encoding response regulator transcription factor, whose product MAGDRLINVAIADDHKIFRDGIRMSLKYRDYIKILWEADDGKHMLHKLKIKTPDILLMDIQMPEINGLHALQLIRKEYEDIKIIIVSMYDDKETITKMMEYGANAYLSKTSDAEEIYKAIISCMNEDFYFNDLVNAAVLLKLQHRRKVRRFYPSSVNFNDKELKILKLITEDKTTEEISENVFLSPRTVETIRQNMKSKVGAKTIAGLVMYAMRNKLVE is encoded by the coding sequence ATGGCAGGTGACAGATTAATAAATGTGGCTATTGCAGATGATCACAAAATCTTCCGGGATGGCATCCGTATGTCTTTGAAGTATCGCGATTACATCAAAATCTTATGGGAGGCTGATGATGGTAAGCATATGCTTCACAAACTCAAGATCAAAACTCCTGACATATTGTTGATGGATATACAAATGCCTGAGATCAATGGGCTACACGCCCTGCAGCTGATCAGGAAGGAGTATGAAGACATCAAGATAATCATCGTGAGTATGTACGATGACAAGGAAACCATAACCAAGATGATGGAGTATGGTGCCAATGCTTACCTGTCTAAAACAAGTGATGCTGAGGAAATTTATAAGGCTATCATCTCCTGCATGAATGAAGATTTTTACTTTAACGACCTGGTAAATGCGGCAGTCCTACTAAAACTTCAACATCGCCGAAAGGTGCGCCGGTTCTATCCTTCCTCGGTTAATTTCAATGACAAGGAGCTCAAGATCCTGAAGCTTATCACTGAGGACAAAACCACGGAAGAGATTTCAGAGAACGTTTTTCTTAGCCCCCGAACAGTTGAGACCATCAGGCAGAATATGAAATCAAAAGTGGGCGCAAAAACAATAGCAGGATTGGTGATGTACGCTATGCGCAATAAGTTGGTTGAATAA
- a CDS encoding 6-pyruvoyl trahydropterin synthase family protein: MVYLTRLEHFNAAHKLYNPNWSKERNEEVFGVCANENWHGHNFDLYVTIKGKVDPDTGFLFDVKKLSTIIRENVIRKVDHKNLNMDVDFLQGKMCSTENLAIGIWEQLQPHLPANVQLHCIKLYETPRIYVEYFGK, from the coding sequence ATGGTGTATCTCACCCGATTAGAACATTTCAACGCGGCTCATAAACTTTACAACCCTAACTGGAGCAAAGAAAGGAACGAAGAGGTATTTGGTGTATGTGCTAACGAGAACTGGCATGGCCACAATTTTGATCTATATGTCACCATTAAAGGAAAGGTAGATCCGGATACAGGTTTTTTGTTTGACGTAAAGAAGTTGAGCACCATCATCAGGGAGAACGTGATCAGGAAAGTAGACCATAAGAACCTGAATATGGATGTTGATTTTTTACAAGGTAAAATGTGCAGTACTGAAAACCTTGCCATTGGTATATGGGAGCAACTGCAACCACACCTGCCGGCAAATGTTCAGTTGCATTGCATAAAGCTTTACGAAACGCCACGCATTTATGTGGAATATTTCGGTAAGTAA
- a CDS encoding response regulator transcription factor: MGDIKVAIADDHKIFRKGVILSLRHYNNIKFVLEAENGQQLLEQLDEAKPDVILMDLRMPIKDGIETTRHISKHYPDIFILVLTMHEDEHFVIHLMENGANGYLLKSTDPVEIKKAITEVVAKGYYLNNFVNRILIKKSHNKAKAAFSLNNEHGVSDKERDVMRYICMEFTSQEIGQKMNISPRTVESIKERLIKRFGLKNTAGLVFYAVKHNLID, translated from the coding sequence ATGGGAGATATCAAAGTAGCAATAGCAGACGATCACAAGATCTTTCGAAAAGGTGTGATACTATCATTGCGTCATTATAATAATATAAAGTTTGTACTGGAGGCGGAAAACGGCCAGCAACTGCTGGAACAATTAGATGAAGCCAAGCCTGATGTAATATTGATGGACCTGCGTATGCCCATAAAAGATGGAATAGAAACTACGAGGCATATCAGCAAACACTACCCCGACATTTTCATTTTGGTGCTGACCATGCACGAAGATGAACACTTTGTGATACACCTGATGGAAAATGGTGCAAACGGCTACCTGCTAAAAAGCACAGATCCTGTAGAAATAAAAAAAGCCATTACAGAAGTTGTTGCAAAAGGCTATTACCTCAACAACTTTGTGAACAGGATACTGATTAAAAAATCGCACAACAAGGCAAAGGCAGCTTTTTCATTAAATAATGAACATGGCGTATCTGATAAAGAAAGAGATGTAATGCGCTATATCTGTATGGAGTTTACCAGCCAGGAGATTGGCCAAAAAATGAACATCAGTCCGCGGACCGTAGAAAGTATCAAAGAACGATTGATCAAAAGATTTGGATTGAAGAATACCGCCGGTCTTGTTTTCTATGCTGTGAAGCACAACCTGATTGACTAA
- the folE gene encoding GTP cyclohydrolase I FolE, whose translation MAYKKSEAYDEDITAALAKNYRESIALLGEDPDREGLQKTPERLAKAMQFSTQGYQQDAHEILNSAKFHEEVSEMIIVKDIEIYSLCEHHLVPFYGKAHVAYIPNGWITGLSKIARVVDVYARRLQVQERMTTQILQAIQQTLNPLGVAVVIEAAHLCMMMRGVQKQNSFTTTSAFSGQFENDVTRSEFLKLISSKLH comes from the coding sequence ATGGCATATAAAAAATCTGAAGCATACGATGAAGATATAACCGCAGCGCTGGCTAAAAACTACCGCGAATCAATAGCCCTTTTGGGTGAGGACCCGGATAGGGAAGGGCTGCAAAAAACGCCTGAAAGGCTGGCGAAGGCTATGCAGTTTTCTACGCAGGGTTACCAGCAGGATGCACATGAGATACTGAACTCAGCTAAATTTCATGAAGAAGTGAGCGAGATGATCATTGTAAAGGATATAGAGATCTATAGTCTGTGTGAGCATCACCTGGTGCCTTTTTATGGCAAAGCGCACGTGGCTTATATTCCTAACGGCTGGATCACCGGCTTGAGCAAAATAGCACGCGTGGTAGACGTATATGCACGCAGGCTGCAGGTGCAGGAGCGAATGACAACACAAATTCTTCAAGCTATACAGCAAACACTGAATCCATTAGGAGTAGCAGTTGTGATAGAAGCGGCTCACCTGTGCATGATGATGCGCGGCGTGCAAAAGCAGAATTCTTTCACCACCACATCAGCTTTTTCTGGTCAATTTGAAAATGATGTTACCCGAAGCGAATTTCTGAAGTTGATATCTTCTAAACTACATTAA
- a CDS encoding 1,4-dihydroxy-6-naphthoate synthase, translating to MKLTLGFSPCPNDTFIFDALVNGKIDTQGYEFEVVLEDVQTLNQWALQEKLDISKISYGVLPLLLQKYQVLNSGGALGKGVGPLLVSTNEIQDIQKPVSDFTIAIPGENTTAHLLFSYAFPSAKKKVFKVFHEIENAVIKGEVDAGVIIHENRFTYQQKGLKKLLDLGEYWEQQTNIPIPLGGIVGKRILPKEVLLQVDRLIQQSLQYAFDHVGELPPYVQEHAQEMDQQVMQQHIDLYVNNYSLRLGDEGKAAVGKLLEVYKTIHPAANIAQEDIFIS from the coding sequence ATGAAACTGACCTTAGGTTTTAGCCCCTGCCCCAACGACACATTCATTTTTGATGCACTTGTAAACGGCAAGATTGATACGCAAGGCTATGAGTTCGAGGTGGTGCTGGAGGATGTGCAGACACTCAACCAGTGGGCGCTGCAGGAAAAGCTTGATATCAGCAAGATCAGTTATGGGGTGCTGCCGTTGTTGCTGCAAAAATACCAGGTGCTGAATAGTGGAGGTGCATTGGGCAAAGGTGTAGGACCGCTGCTTGTGAGCACCAACGAGATCCAGGATATTCAGAAACCGGTCTCAGATTTCACCATAGCTATTCCCGGCGAAAACACTACAGCACACCTCCTTTTCTCTTATGCCTTTCCGTCTGCCAAAAAAAAGGTTTTCAAGGTGTTTCATGAAATAGAAAATGCAGTGATCAAAGGTGAAGTAGATGCTGGTGTAATCATTCATGAAAATCGTTTTACCTACCAGCAAAAGGGACTAAAGAAGTTGCTGGACCTTGGCGAATACTGGGAACAGCAGACGAATATTCCTATTCCTTTAGGCGGCATCGTCGGAAAGAGAATTTTACCAAAAGAGGTGTTGCTGCAGGTAGACCGGCTAATTCAGCAAAGCCTTCAATATGCATTTGATCATGTGGGTGAACTGCCGCCGTATGTGCAGGAGCACGCACAGGAAATGGACCAGCAGGTGATGCAGCAGCATATTGATCTATATGTAAATAATTACTCGCTACGCCTGGGAGACGAGGGCAAAGCAGCGGTGGGCAAACTACTGGAAGTTTATAAAACCATTCATCCTGCAGCCAACATAGCCCAGGAAGATATTTTCATTTCATGA
- a CDS encoding GNAT family N-acetyltransferase — translation MTDITIRRAKKEDCARIMELVQELADYEKAPNEVTVSLDHFIESGFGQQPVWWAFVATSVEEGVEQIHAFALYYIRYSTWKGQRMYLEDIVVTEKMRCQGIGKMLFDQLIVEAKERNLHGIVWQVLEWNEPAIQFYKKYNASFDGEWINCSIVP, via the coding sequence ATGACCGACATAACTATAAGAAGAGCAAAGAAAGAAGACTGCGCACGCATAATGGAGCTGGTGCAGGAACTGGCAGATTATGAAAAAGCACCCAACGAAGTCACTGTTTCGTTAGATCATTTCATTGAAAGTGGCTTTGGACAGCAACCGGTGTGGTGGGCTTTTGTAGCCACATCTGTAGAAGAAGGCGTAGAACAGATCCATGCATTTGCCCTTTACTACATCAGGTACAGTACATGGAAAGGGCAGCGGATGTACCTGGAAGATATCGTGGTAACAGAAAAAATGCGCTGCCAGGGCATTGGCAAAATGCTTTTCGACCAGTTGATAGTTGAAGCAAAAGAAAGAAACCTGCACGGCATAGTATGGCAAGTGCTGGAATGGAACGAACCTGCCATACAATTCTATAAGAAGTACAACGCCAGCTTCGACGGTGAGTGGATCAACTGCTCAATAGTGCCATAA
- the mqnB gene encoding futalosine hydrolase gives MKVVISAATQMEWQRIKDNLQQQGDAFTRHEISFHTSGIGILHTTYALSTLIQQQQPDLIIQVGIAGALSNNLQLAEVVYVANDCSGDLLVEENGALSDLFDLGLQQQDIFPYTKKALVNPWLDKLPLKSIKAVTAVTINEITTRPRRIQQLQQKYDAAIETMEGVALHYVGLQTQTPFVQLKAISNYVGERDKSKWQIRQALDNLSAEVVRLLAALPLS, from the coding sequence ATGAAAGTGGTTATTTCGGCTGCTACGCAAATGGAGTGGCAGCGGATCAAGGATAATTTACAGCAGCAAGGAGATGCTTTTACACGCCATGAAATTAGCTTTCACACCAGCGGCATTGGCATCTTACACACCACTTACGCCCTTTCTACGCTTATTCAACAGCAACAGCCTGACCTTATAATACAAGTAGGGATAGCCGGGGCTTTAAGTAATAATCTACAACTGGCGGAGGTAGTATATGTGGCAAACGACTGTAGCGGCGATCTTTTGGTGGAAGAAAATGGCGCACTTTCCGACCTATTTGACCTCGGGCTGCAGCAGCAGGATATTTTTCCATATACGAAAAAAGCACTCGTAAATCCATGGCTGGATAAGCTTCCTCTAAAAAGTATCAAAGCAGTAACTGCCGTTACCATTAATGAAATAACCACCCGACCTAGGCGAATACAACAACTACAGCAGAAATACGATGCAGCCATCGAAACCATGGAAGGCGTTGCCTTGCATTATGTAGGTTTGCAAACGCAAACGCCTTTCGTGCAGCTAAAGGCCATCAGCAACTACGTTGGAGAAAGAGACAAGAGCAAGTGGCAAATCCGCCAGGCACTTGACAATCTTTCGGCGGAAGTTGTACGCTTACTGGCTGCGCTACCGCTAAGCTGA